A single region of the Thermodesulfatator indicus DSM 15286 genome encodes:
- the nhaA gene encoding Na+/H+ antiporter NhaA, translating to MEPRDFLPEDYRVFAPWEKVTDRILTPIERFIKSQTATALSLMIMTVVSLILANSPLSEAYHHFFKTPITLCFGDHCFSLTLHHWINDGLMTLFFFLIGLEIKREILVGELANLKAALLPVLAAIGGMIVPALFYVSMNYGKPTIDGWGIPMATDIAFAISVIVLLGRRIPTSLLTFLVALAIVDDLGAVLVIALFYTKSINFVALGVAALILAGLTILNLAGIRHVLPYFLGGLCVWAAMLVSGVHATVAGVLTAFTIPSTPKLNPLHFRGTLNLLLKGKCKPSTDPRILTETQQTIVEAVHTVAVEVRSPLWRMEHALHLPVALIVIPLFALANAGVKLDLSAITAIWQDSIASGVFLGLLLGKPLGIVSMTWLGQKLKLVSFPPGVKLVHYVGVGLLAGIGFTMSIFIAELAFYGEADHLAKAKAAIILASFMAGVLGYTWLRLLSTKKN from the coding sequence ATGGAACCACGGGATTTTTTGCCAGAAGATTACCGTGTTTTTGCTCCCTGGGAAAAGGTGACGGATAGAATACTTACTCCGATAGAACGCTTTATCAAGTCGCAAACGGCTACTGCCCTTTCTTTGATGATTATGACCGTGGTATCTCTTATTCTCGCCAACTCCCCTTTGAGTGAAGCCTATCATCATTTCTTTAAAACTCCTATCACTTTATGTTTTGGTGATCATTGCTTTAGCCTTACCCTGCATCACTGGATAAATGACGGGCTTATGACCCTTTTCTTTTTCCTTATAGGTCTGGAAATAAAGCGCGAAATACTGGTAGGTGAGCTGGCTAATCTGAAAGCGGCCCTTTTACCCGTGTTAGCAGCTATAGGAGGGATGATTGTTCCGGCTCTGTTTTACGTGAGTATGAACTACGGGAAACCCACTATTGATGGCTGGGGAATTCCTATGGCCACAGACATTGCCTTTGCCATTAGTGTTATTGTTTTGCTTGGCCGCCGTATCCCCACCTCCCTTTTAACGTTTCTTGTTGCTCTAGCCATTGTTGATGACTTGGGAGCGGTTTTAGTCATTGCCCTCTTTTATACAAAATCAATAAATTTTGTGGCCTTAGGAGTAGCGGCTTTAATCTTGGCTGGTTTGACCATTTTAAACTTAGCAGGTATTCGTCACGTACTGCCTTATTTTTTAGGAGGGCTTTGTGTTTGGGCAGCCATGTTGGTATCCGGGGTTCACGCTACGGTGGCTGGAGTCCTCACGGCTTTTACTATTCCCTCAACGCCAAAGCTAAATCCTTTGCATTTTAGAGGCACTCTAAATCTCTTATTAAAGGGAAAATGTAAACCATCTACAGATCCACGAATATTGACAGAAACGCAGCAAACAATAGTAGAGGCTGTGCATACGGTTGCTGTGGAGGTGCGCTCTCCTCTCTGGCGCATGGAACATGCCCTTCATTTGCCAGTGGCTTTAATTGTCATACCACTTTTTGCCTTGGCAAACGCCGGCGTAAAACTTGATCTTTCGGCAATAACAGCTATCTGGCAGGACTCCATCGCCTCTGGGGTATTTTTGGGCTTACTTTTAGGAAAACCCCTTGGCATTGTAAGTATGACCTGGCTCGGGCAGAAACTCAAATTAGTTTCTTTTCCCCCAGGAGTTAAGCTGGTCCATTATGTTGGTGTAGGCCTGTTGGCCGGAATCGGTTTTACCATGTCAATTTTTATCGCTGAACTTGCTTTCTACGGAGAAGCCGACCACCTAGCCAAGGCCAAGGCCGCTATTATATTGGCCTCTTTTATGGCTGGAGTTCTTGGTTACACCTGGCTACGACTGTTATCTACAAAAAAGAATTAG
- a CDS encoding IS5 family transposase — protein MFRENNTNLTIGEHLIYQNLPDDILARINKLINWDPFQQILASLHPSKVGRKAYNPVQMLKILIIQQIYGHSDPEMELMLKGNLFYRRFLGLSAIDPVPDYSTISRFRSDLKSLNLYRRCFEELKRQLAQKGFELRSGKIIDARLVKAARRPGKDDDASFIKKGKKTVYGYKDHIAIDVKNEFVSEFVCTPANVHDSQVLDELLEGEEASVFADKAYDKQELRRRCRKKGIFCGVLAKARRNRPLSARQKKRNRIFSRIRAKVERVFGIFSLHLQREKARYVGLFANEIHLFLTCFTYNLLNLAWQTRRKEAI, from the coding sequence ATGTTCAGAGAAAACAATACAAATCTAACTATAGGCGAACATCTTATCTATCAAAACTTGCCTGATGACATCTTGGCTCGTATCAATAAACTCATCAATTGGGATCCTTTTCAACAAATCCTCGCTTCTCTTCATCCTTCTAAAGTTGGACGCAAGGCTTATAACCCCGTCCAGATGCTAAAAATCCTCATCATTCAACAAATCTACGGCCACTCTGACCCGGAAATGGAACTTATGCTCAAAGGCAACCTCTTCTACCGTCGCTTCCTTGGCCTCTCTGCTATTGACCCCGTTCCTGACTACTCTACTATATCTCGCTTCCGTTCTGATCTCAAATCCTTGAACCTTTATCGTAGGTGCTTTGAAGAACTTAAACGGCAGCTCGCTCAGAAGGGTTTTGAACTTCGCTCTGGCAAAATCATTGATGCTCGTCTGGTTAAAGCGGCTAGACGTCCTGGCAAGGATGATGATGCCTCTTTTATCAAAAAAGGCAAAAAGACTGTCTACGGCTACAAAGACCATATTGCTATTGACGTTAAAAATGAGTTTGTTTCAGAGTTCGTTTGCACACCAGCTAACGTGCACGATTCCCAAGTTCTTGATGAATTACTTGAAGGAGAAGAGGCAAGTGTTTTTGCAGATAAAGCTTATGATAAGCAAGAGTTAAGGAGGAGGTGTCGTAAGAAGGGGATATTTTGTGGAGTTTTAGCAAAGGCCAGGAGGAATAGGCCCCTTTCGGCCAGACAGAAGAAGAGGAATCGAATTTTTTCTCGTATAAGGGCCAAGGTAGAGCGAGTATTTGGCATTTTTTCCTTACATCTTCAGAGGGAGAAGGCGAGATATGTGGGACTATTTGCCAACGAAATTCATTTATTTTTAACCTGTTTTACGTATAATCTTTTGAATTTAGCGTGGCAGACGAGGAGAAAGGAGGCGATTTAG
- a CDS encoding sigma-54-dependent transcriptional regulator: protein MSKPRILIIDDDPGIRDACFHVLTRCGYEVDMAARPGEALGLLSQYEFDAVLLDLRMPDINGLDLLKQIKEIDPLTEVIIITAYGTVESAVKAMKNGACDFLEKPFNPDELKLAVEKALTRRRLALENLYLKRTLQEKEGKIAIIGESSSIKKIIQLARVVAQTDSTILITGESGTGKGLLARKIHELSPRAQGPFVAVDCGTLVPTLFESELFGHVKGAFTGATSHKVGKFELANGGTIFFDEIGNISIDIQAKLLKAVEDKEISPVGSHKVVKVDVRIVAATNKNLEEEVKKGTFRKDLFYRLNVVSFNLPPLRERIEDIPLLARYFLQKFGRKYHKNILDFEEEVLKRFSKHPWPGNVRELENTIERLVIFATNSHITLADLKLIGFEIQEDEVLAEDLPLEEVEKRYILRILKKYGGNKSKTAKVLGIDRKTLRQKLVRWGLS, encoded by the coding sequence ATGAGTAAACCTCGCATTCTCATTATAGATGATGATCCTGGAATAAGGGACGCTTGCTTCCACGTCTTGACTCGCTGCGGCTATGAAGTGGATATGGCTGCCCGGCCGGGAGAGGCCCTTGGCCTCCTTTCCCAGTATGAATTTGATGCCGTTTTACTAGACCTCAGAATGCCAGATATAAACGGCCTGGATTTGTTAAAACAAATCAAAGAGATAGATCCTCTTACCGAAGTTATCATCATCACCGCTTACGGCACCGTGGAAAGTGCGGTAAAGGCTATGAAAAATGGAGCCTGTGACTTTCTAGAAAAACCTTTCAATCCCGATGAACTGAAACTAGCGGTAGAAAAGGCCTTAACGAGAAGACGCCTAGCCCTTGAAAACCTTTATTTAAAGAGAACTCTTCAGGAAAAAGAAGGCAAAATAGCTATTATAGGAGAAAGTTCTTCTATTAAGAAAATAATACAGCTGGCCCGGGTAGTAGCCCAAACAGACTCAACTATTCTCATAACTGGAGAATCAGGGACAGGCAAAGGTCTTTTAGCCCGTAAAATTCACGAATTAAGCCCCCGGGCGCAGGGACCTTTTGTAGCGGTAGATTGCGGCACCCTTGTTCCCACTCTTTTTGAAAGTGAGCTTTTTGGGCATGTGAAAGGCGCTTTTACCGGAGCAACTTCACATAAAGTTGGCAAGTTTGAACTAGCCAATGGGGGGACCATCTTTTTTGACGAAATAGGAAACATTTCCATAGATATTCAGGCCAAATTGTTAAAAGCCGTAGAAGACAAAGAGATTTCTCCAGTAGGGAGCCACAAGGTTGTAAAAGTAGATGTGCGCATTGTTGCCGCTACTAACAAAAATTTAGAAGAAGAAGTCAAGAAAGGAACTTTTAGAAAAGATTTATTTTATCGTTTAAACGTAGTTTCTTTCAATTTACCTCCATTAAGGGAAAGAATAGAAGATATTCCCCTTTTGGCTCGCTATTTTTTACAAAAATTTGGGCGTAAGTATCACAAAAATATTCTTGATTTTGAAGAAGAGGTTTTAAAAAGATTTAGCAAACACCCCTGGCCAGGAAATGTTAGAGAACTGGAAAATACAATTGAAAGATTGGTCATTTTTGCCACCAATAGTCATATAACCCTTGCCGATCTAAAGCTTATAGGCTTTGAAATACAAGAAGATGAAGTCTTGGCCGAAGACCTTCCTTTAGAAGAAGTAGAGAAGCGATATATTTTGAGGATTCTCAAAAAATACGGAGGTAACAAAAGCAAAACAGCTAAAGTTTTGGGAATAGACCGCAAAACACTCCGCCAAAAATTAGTTCGCTGGGGATTAAGTTGA
- a CDS encoding mechanosensitive ion channel family protein has translation MENFITFLQKFLQNDLLRLGLVIIITLACYVLSRKLIVETAHRLSRRSPNRWDDYFSQFKVYDIAAYAIALLVLFYAANLVPAWSSIIIRLAEVGWVFVIVVFIDRLLSVGTAIYETHPIAKEHPIKGYVQIIKLFVYAAGIIIGLATLLDRSPWVFLSGLGALSAVLLLIFRHTLLSFVASFQIVSQDLFRLGDWIEMPKFGADGEVIDIALHTVKVQNWDKTIVVIPTYKFLEESFKNWRGMELAGGRRIKRAILVDQATVKLLDHKLLERLKKVHLLKNYLEEKIKEIDAYNREQGIDIEASPLNGRRLTNLGTFRIYIEEYLKQHPKIRKDMTLMVRQLAPTPQGLPLEVYCFVADTRWIPYEKVQADIFDHILSTAGEFDLRVYQMPTGADLKEGLSSLIAKKDLT, from the coding sequence GTGGAAAATTTTATCACTTTTTTACAAAAATTTCTGCAAAACGATTTATTACGTCTAGGCCTAGTAATAATTATAACTTTGGCCTGTTATGTTTTGTCCCGAAAGCTTATTGTAGAAACAGCCCACCGTCTTTCACGTCGTTCCCCTAACCGCTGGGATGACTATTTCTCGCAGTTCAAAGTTTACGATATCGCCGCTTACGCTATTGCCCTTCTGGTATTGTTTTATGCGGCTAATTTAGTCCCTGCCTGGAGTTCCATAATTATTCGCCTGGCTGAAGTTGGGTGGGTATTTGTAATTGTTGTTTTTATAGATCGCCTTCTTTCGGTAGGCACGGCTATTTATGAAACCCATCCTATTGCCAAAGAACACCCTATTAAAGGGTATGTTCAAATAATAAAGCTCTTTGTATACGCCGCGGGAATCATTATAGGCTTGGCTACCCTTCTTGATCGTTCTCCCTGGGTTTTTCTATCTGGTTTAGGAGCTTTGAGTGCAGTGCTTTTGCTCATCTTTCGCCATACTCTTCTTTCTTTTGTGGCTAGTTTCCAGATTGTTTCTCAGGATTTATTCCGCCTGGGGGACTGGATTGAAATGCCCAAATTCGGTGCTGATGGCGAAGTCATAGATATAGCCCTTCACACGGTAAAAGTGCAGAACTGGGATAAAACCATAGTGGTTATTCCCACTTACAAATTTCTAGAAGAATCCTTTAAAAACTGGCGAGGAATGGAACTTGCTGGAGGCCGTCGTATAAAAAGAGCCATACTGGTTGACCAGGCTACAGTTAAGCTTCTTGATCACAAGCTTCTAGAGCGGCTGAAAAAAGTTCATCTTCTTAAGAATTATCTTGAAGAAAAAATAAAAGAGATTGACGCTTATAACCGCGAACAAGGGATTGATATAGAGGCTTCACCTCTTAACGGCCGAAGGCTTACTAACTTAGGGACCTTTCGTATCTACATCGAAGAATACCTAAAGCAACATCCCAAAATCAGGAAAGATATGACGCTCATGGTAAGGCAGCTGGCCCCTACGCCACAGGGCCTTCCTCTTGAGGTCTATTGTTTTGTGGCTGATACCCGCTGGATCCCTTATGAAAAAGTCCAGGCCGATATTTTTGACCATATTCTTTCTACCGCTGGAGAGTTTGATTTGCGGGTTTATCAAATGCCTACCGGAGCCGATTTAAAAGAAGGTCTCTCGTCTTTAATAGCCAAAAAAGATTTGACTTAG
- a CDS encoding two-component system sensor histidine kinase NtrB translates to MKAPWALLDAQKNLVAANEAFLSFFNIKAPLGNIKDLFEEFPQSYGFFKLRSKKGSPIETIISPYPDDLILILLKSASREAKEEFQMEKLAAMGNLAGHIAHEINNPLGAILLYANLLKEDLPSEGLQADYVDKIIKLATRCRIIAKALLNVGRREPGSIEPLDLNRLIINMFSLVEGHRLFKEIDIVWELEKTLPLIHGNRSQLEQLVLNLITNAAEALEGKGRIIVRTAYLSPEDTVIFEVEDNGPGIPPEIRPRIFEPFFTTKSGGKGTGLGLAICYGIVKRHQGEIQVESRPGCTVFRVKLPRVILNYE, encoded by the coding sequence ATGAAAGCTCCCTGGGCTCTTCTTGATGCCCAGAAAAATTTAGTAGCAGCTAATGAGGCCTTTTTGTCTTTTTTCAATATCAAAGCACCCTTAGGGAACATAAAAGACTTATTTGAAGAATTCCCTCAAAGTTATGGTTTTTTTAAACTTAGGAGCAAAAAAGGGAGTCCTATAGAAACAATTATCTCTCCCTATCCAGACGATTTAATCTTAATCCTTTTAAAATCTGCTTCTCGGGAAGCAAAAGAAGAGTTCCAAATGGAAAAACTGGCCGCTATGGGGAATTTGGCCGGGCACATTGCCCACGAAATTAATAACCCCTTAGGGGCCATATTACTCTACGCCAATCTTTTAAAAGAAGATTTACCTTCCGAGGGGCTCCAGGCCGATTACGTTGATAAAATCATTAAGCTGGCTACCCGCTGTCGTATTATAGCCAAAGCCCTTTTAAACGTTGGCCGTCGAGAGCCTGGCTCTATTGAACCGTTAGACCTCAACCGTTTAATTATCAATATGTTTTCCCTTGTAGAAGGACATCGCCTTTTTAAAGAAATTGACATAGTTTGGGAACTAGAAAAAACATTGCCCTTAATTCATGGTAACCGTAGCCAACTTGAGCAATTAGTATTGAATTTAATTACTAACGCGGCTGAAGCCTTAGAAGGCAAAGGTCGCATAATTGTCAGAACTGCTTATTTGTCACCAGAAGATACGGTAATTTTTGAAGTAGAAGATAATGGACCTGGGATTCCCCCTGAAATTCGTCCGCGTATTTTTGAGCCGTTTTTTACTACAAAGTCTGGAGGTAAAGGAACAGGGCTAGGCCTGGCCATATGTTACGGTATAGTAAAAAGGCACCAGGGCGAAATCCAGGTAGAAAGTCGTCCAGGATGTACTGTTTTTCGAGTAAAACTCCCCAGGGTGATTTTGAACTATGAGTAA
- the dapA gene encoding 4-hydroxy-tetrahydrodipicolinate synthase → MPTRKCGRKTCKTNNKKKFEGAIVALITPFKDGKLDEESYRALVEWQIKQGIDGLLTVGTTGESPTLTLEEKKRLYELTVEIANGQVPVIAGTGTNDTAKTIEMTKLAADIGVDACLLVTPYYNKPSQEGLYQHYKAVAEAVKNMPLILYNVPSRTGVSLAPETVARLSKIKNIVAIKEATGCMKQNTEIVRLCGNKFLLLSGDDFTCFTTMALGGAGVISAAANVIPKEMANLMKAAKEGKWDKGLKLHLKLYPMFKALFLESNPVPAKTALYLMGKIATPEVRLPLAPMSEANLEKLKEVLKEYKLI, encoded by the coding sequence ATGCCTACGCGCAAATGTGGCCGCAAAACCTGCAAAACAAACAACAAAAAAAAGTTTGAAGGGGCTATTGTGGCCCTTATTACCCCTTTTAAAGACGGAAAATTAGACGAAGAGTCATACCGAGCTTTGGTTGAGTGGCAAATCAAACAGGGGATTGATGGCCTTTTAACCGTAGGGACAACAGGAGAATCTCCTACTCTCACTCTTGAAGAAAAAAAGCGCCTTTACGAATTGACGGTAGAAATAGCCAACGGGCAAGTTCCTGTTATTGCCGGCACAGGTACCAATGATACGGCTAAAACTATAGAGATGACCAAGCTTGCCGCGGATATTGGTGTTGATGCCTGTCTTTTGGTAACCCCTTATTACAATAAACCTAGCCAGGAAGGGCTTTATCAGCATTACAAGGCAGTAGCCGAAGCAGTAAAAAATATGCCCCTTATCCTCTATAATGTTCCCAGCCGCACGGGAGTATCACTTGCCCCTGAAACCGTGGCTAGGTTGTCAAAAATTAAAAATATCGTAGCCATTAAAGAAGCCACCGGTTGCATGAAACAAAACACGGAGATAGTAAGGCTTTGTGGCAACAAATTCTTGCTTCTTTCAGGTGATGATTTTACCTGTTTTACCACCATGGCTCTTGGGGGAGCAGGGGTAATTTCTGCTGCAGCCAACGTCATACCTAAGGAAATGGCTAATCTTATGAAAGCGGCAAAAGAAGGTAAATGGGATAAAGGTCTTAAGCTTCATCTAAAGCTTTATCCCATGTTTAAAGCCTTGTTCTTGGAAAGTAACCCCGTGCCTGCTAAAACGGCCCTTTATCTAATGGGTAAAATTGCTACGCCAGAGGTACGTTTGCCCCTTGCCCCTATGAGTGAAGCCAACCTGGAAAAACTTAAAGAAGTACTTAAAGAGTACAAATTGATTTAG
- the dapB gene encoding 4-hydroxy-tetrahydrodipicolinate reductase, with protein MIKAIVAGAAGRMGTRIIHNILNTEGIELAAAFEKQGSPAVGKDVGEVIGHSPLGIVIEDSLEKVIDKGDVIIDFTFHEASVANARINAKYGKAMVIGTTGFSKEELAEIHELARKHFPLVQAYNMSLGINLLYKLVELATRVLGEDFDIEIVEAHHRMKKDAPSGTAIALANVIAKTLGWDESTFRFCREGIIGERPKKEIGIQTIRAGEIVGEHTVYFAGTGERIELTHRAASRDTFARGAVKAALWVVGKEPGVYDMHDVLGLK; from the coding sequence ATGATTAAGGCCATTGTTGCTGGTGCGGCCGGGCGCATGGGCACGCGTATTATTCACAATATCTTGAATACAGAAGGCATAGAATTAGCCGCGGCTTTTGAAAAACAAGGAAGCCCCGCTGTAGGAAAAGACGTAGGCGAAGTAATAGGGCACTCCCCTCTTGGCATTGTTATCGAAGATTCTCTTGAAAAAGTTATCGATAAAGGCGATGTAATTATTGATTTTACCTTTCATGAAGCTTCGGTAGCCAACGCCAGGATTAACGCTAAATATGGCAAGGCCATGGTGATAGGAACTACAGGTTTTTCTAAGGAAGAACTTGCGGAAATTCATGAGCTTGCCCGTAAACATTTTCCCCTTGTTCAGGCTTATAACATGAGTCTTGGCATTAATTTGCTTTATAAGCTGGTAGAGCTGGCTACTAGGGTGTTAGGGGAAGACTTCGATATAGAGATAGTTGAAGCACACCACCGTATGAAAAAAGATGCCCCCAGTGGAACAGCCATAGCTTTGGCCAATGTTATAGCTAAAACCCTTGGGTGGGATGAATCAACTTTTCGCTTTTGTCGGGAGGGGATTATCGGTGAACGCCCTAAAAAAGAAATTGGTATCCAGACTATCAGGGCTGGCGAAATAGTCGGCGAGCATACAGTATATTTTGCCGGAACAGGTGAAAGAATAGAACTTACGCATCGGGCAGCCAGCCGGGATACCTTTGCTAGAGGGGCGGTAAAAGCTGCTTTATGGGTAGTGGGCAAAGAACCAGGAGTCTATGATATGCACGACGTCCTGGGGCTTAAGTAG
- a CDS encoding endonuclease III domain-containing protein, with the protein MDLIGHILQEIYKKLSEKFGPQGWWPGETHFEVCVGAILTQNTNWQNVERAIANLKAHNLLYPQALYEISHETLAKLIRPAGYFRVKAKRLKNFVHLLVEEYHGELEALFSLGLEKAREKLLLVKGIGPETADSMLLYAGNLPIFVIDAYTRRILLRHGLAHEDMSYEDLQSLFMKNLPKDVKLFNEYHALLVACGKNFCRPKKPLCEECPLKGIAL; encoded by the coding sequence ATGGATCTTATTGGTCATATTTTACAAGAAATTTATAAAAAACTGTCTGAAAAATTTGGGCCACAGGGCTGGTGGCCAGGAGAGACCCATTTTGAAGTCTGTGTGGGGGCCATCTTGACCCAAAATACCAACTGGCAAAATGTAGAAAGAGCCATAGCTAATTTGAAAGCCCATAATCTCCTTTATCCACAGGCACTTTATGAAATTTCGCATGAAACCTTGGCTAAATTGATAAGACCAGCTGGTTATTTTCGAGTAAAGGCCAAAAGGCTAAAAAATTTTGTGCATCTCCTGGTTGAAGAATACCACGGAGAACTTGAAGCTTTATTTTCTCTAGGCCTTGAAAAGGCACGTGAAAAGCTTCTCTTAGTGAAGGGAATTGGGCCTGAGACCGCAGATTCCATGTTACTTTACGCAGGGAACCTCCCCATTTTTGTAATTGATGCCTACACTCGTAGAATTCTTCTCCGTCACGGACTGGCCCATGAAGATATGTCTTACGAAGATCTACAAAGTTTATTTATGAAAAATCTTCCTAAAGATGTAAAGCTTTTTAACGAATATCATGCTCTACTGGTGGCCTGCGGCAAAAATTTTTGCCGTCCTAAAAAACCTCTTTGCGAAGAATGTCCTTTAAAGGGAATAGCTCTTTAG
- the dapF gene encoding diaminopimelate epimerase produces the protein MKKVMDLDSACLDGFPFVKMVASGNDFILINNFEKRIPAEWGPELARKLCRRAFSVGADGLILIEPPKSQKACFSWRFFNADGSEAEMCGNGGRCAARFAVAEGLCPPEHVFETLAGLIRAEVKEKKVKIELSPPHSLRIDFALDVDDQKFLASFINTGVPHAVLFFAPEDLARLDVKQLGSKIRFHPAFAPSGTNVNFVATLGEDNLKVRTYERGVEAETFACGTGACASAIIAAQKGLIKPPVTVETSGGEKLNIYFDPKDVSRVFLEGEARFVYQASLSKEALE, from the coding sequence ATGAAAAAAGTTATGGACCTTGATTCGGCATGTTTAGATGGTTTCCCTTTTGTCAAAATGGTTGCCTCTGGCAACGATTTTATTCTTATTAATAATTTCGAAAAACGTATTCCTGCTGAGTGGGGGCCAGAGCTTGCCAGAAAGCTTTGCCGACGGGCGTTTTCAGTAGGAGCAGATGGTCTTATTCTGATTGAACCTCCCAAAAGCCAGAAGGCCTGTTTTTCCTGGCGTTTTTTTAACGCTGACGGTAGCGAAGCGGAAATGTGCGGTAATGGTGGCCGTTGTGCCGCAAGGTTTGCGGTGGCTGAAGGCTTATGTCCCCCTGAACATGTTTTTGAGACTTTGGCTGGGCTTATTCGTGCCGAAGTAAAAGAAAAAAAGGTTAAAATAGAACTTTCTCCTCCCCATAGCCTTAGAATAGATTTTGCTCTTGACGTTGATGATCAAAAATTTTTAGCCTCTTTTATTAACACGGGAGTGCCTCACGCTGTTTTATTTTTTGCTCCTGAAGATCTAGCTAGACTTGATGTCAAACAACTCGGCTCAAAAATTCGCTTTCATCCCGCATTTGCCCCTTCAGGCACTAACGTAAACTTTGTAGCTACTCTCGGGGAAGATAATCTAAAAGTTCGTACTTACGAACGAGGGGTTGAGGCGGAAACTTTTGCCTGCGGTACAGGAGCATGTGCTTCCGCTATCATCGCTGCTCAAAAAGGCCTGATAAAGCCCCCAGTTACTGTGGAAACTAGTGGTGGTGAAAAGCTTAACATTTATTTTGATCCCAAAGATGTATCTCGCGTTTTTCTAGAAGGAGAGGCACGATTTGTTTATCAGGCTTCTCTCTCCAAAGAAGCTTTAGAATAA
- the lysA gene encoding diaminopimelate decarboxylase yields MHHFQYRDGELYAEDVPVRAIAKKVGTPFYLYSTATLKRHFQVFDEAFSGLPHLVCYSIKANSNLAILRLFANKGSGADIVSGGELYRALKAGFPPKKIVFSGVGKTQREMREALKAGILMFNVESLGELKTLAQVAKRMGKVAPIAIRINPDVDPKTHPHITTGLMKSKFGLDVETAFEAYLFAKEHPNLDILGVDCHIGSQLTEISPFVEALKRIKIFVEKLKEHGIKIKYIDLGGGLGIVYGKESPPPPSEYAQALKQELAGLDVTLILEPGRVIVGNAGILVTRVLYFKETPVKNFVIIDAAMNDLLRPVLYQAYHEIIPILSKNRPKLVADVVGPVCETGDFFARDREIPKVKSGELLAVMSAGAYGFVMASNYNSRPRPAEVMVNGKDFYVVRKRENYARLIAGEKIPPFLENKSA; encoded by the coding sequence ATGCATCACTTTCAGTACCGAGATGGCGAACTTTACGCGGAAGATGTCCCTGTACGGGCAATAGCCAAAAAAGTAGGAACTCCCTTTTACCTTTACTCTACCGCCACTCTTAAAAGGCATTTTCAGGTTTTCGATGAGGCCTTCTCCGGCCTTCCTCATCTTGTTTGCTACTCGATAAAAGCGAATTCTAACTTAGCTATTTTGCGTCTTTTTGCTAATAAAGGTTCAGGGGCTGATATAGTTTCTGGAGGCGAACTTTACCGGGCCTTAAAAGCCGGTTTCCCCCCAAAAAAGATTGTTTTTTCAGGAGTTGGGAAGACCCAGCGGGAAATGCGAGAAGCCTTAAAGGCCGGTATTCTCATGTTCAATGTAGAAAGCCTGGGCGAACTTAAGACACTTGCTCAGGTGGCCAAAAGAATGGGTAAAGTTGCCCCAATAGCCATAAGAATAAACCCTGATGTTGACCCTAAGACCCATCCACACATTACAACTGGTCTGATGAAGAGCAAATTTGGTTTAGATGTGGAAACAGCTTTTGAGGCTTATCTCTTCGCCAAAGAACACCCTAATCTAGATATATTGGGAGTTGACTGTCATATAGGCTCTCAGCTTACGGAAATTTCTCCTTTTGTAGAGGCCTTGAAAAGGATTAAGATTTTTGTGGAAAAGCTCAAAGAACACGGAATAAAAATAAAATATATCGATCTTGGTGGAGGCCTTGGTATCGTTTACGGAAAAGAGTCTCCACCTCCGCCTAGCGAGTACGCCCAAGCCCTTAAACAGGAGCTTGCCGGGCTTGATGTAACTCTCATTTTAGAACCCGGACGAGTAATTGTAGGAAACGCCGGTATTTTGGTTACCAGAGTCCTTTATTTCAAGGAAACACCTGTCAAAAATTTTGTAATAATAGATGCCGCTATGAATGATCTTTTGCGCCCGGTACTCTATCAGGCCTATCACGAGATCATTCCTATACTTTCAAAAAATCGTCCTAAATTAGTGGCAGATGTAGTAGGCCCAGTGTGTGAGACCGGCGACTTTTTTGCCAGGGATAGAGAAATCCCAAAAGTTAAGTCTGGAGAACTTTTGGCCGTTATGAGTGCTGGAGCTTATGGTTTTGTTATGGCCTCAAATTATAACTCCAGGCCTAGACCTGCAGAGGTAATGGTAAACGGTAAGGATTTTTACGTAGTAAGAAAGCGAGAAAACTATGCTCGGTTAATAGCCGGAGAAAAGATTCCTCCCTTTCTTGAAAATAAAAGTGCTTGA
- a CDS encoding AAA family ATPase: MDYLPRKIEKDLEKWIFRREIILLKGPRQSGKTTILKYFCQKFGGQYLSLEIEDYAQAIKRDPIKFARRYLKKKNLYLDEVQYVKDIGRLNKDYS; encoded by the coding sequence ATGGACTACCTTCCAAGAAAAATAGAGAAAGATCTGGAAAAGTGGATTTTTAGAAGAGAAATTATTTTACTAAAGGGACCGCGGCAAAGTGGTAAAACTACTATTTTGAAGTATTTTTGTCAGAAATTCGGAGGCCAGTATTTGAGCCTTGAGATAGAAGACTACGCCCAGGCCATAAAAAGAGACCCAATCAAATTTGCCCGGAGATACCTTAAGAAAAAAAATCTTTATTTAGATGAAGTTCAATACGTAAAAGATATAGGGCGCTTAAATAAAGATTATTCATGA